A genomic region of Equus caballus isolate H_3958 breed thoroughbred chromosome 1, TB-T2T, whole genome shotgun sequence contains the following coding sequences:
- the LOC138918772 gene encoding uncharacterized protein — protein sequence MLTKARHKNRNIQSYLCKIQKQAKLVKGVRRQHSGSLRGEAGRVLDQGEQVLTAFYFLSADYTAGWRGTGLGPVRLPRGRAQRRKGARAAPDTLTSACSAARSGGLRAPTSLRWLGPGRRGQTPDPLACAPLLYSVASASAHNPGELRLGTTRLGVRLGPPQASVSGLSARSPRRLSEIPPNLRQGHARVNVTSPRPSRIRLLASSATASESETEDYNSQEVVG from the exons ATGTTGAccaaagccagacacaaaaatagaaacatacaGTCTTACTTATGTAAAATtcagaaacaggcaaaactagTCAAGGGCGTTAGACGTCAACACAGTGGCTCCCTTCGGGGAGAAGCCGGGAGAGTATTAGACCAGGGGGAACAAGTGCTGACAGCATTCTACTTCTTGAGTGCTGATTACACAG CCGGCTGGAGGGGCACGGGCCTGGGGCCGGTCCGGCTACCGCGGGGACGAGCCCAGCGGCGGAAAGGGGCCCGGGCCGCGCCTGACACCCTCACCTCGGCCTGCAGCGCCGCTCGCTCGGGCGGGCTGCGCGCTCCGACTTCCCTCCGCTGGCTTGGGCCCGGCCGCCGCGGACAGACTCCAGACCCCCTGGCCTGCGCCCCGCTTCTCTACTCCGTCGCTTCGGCCTCTGCACACAACCCAGGCGAGCTTCGGCTAGGGACTACGCGCCTCGGAGTGCGTCTCGGCCCCCCTCAGGCCTCCGTCTCAGGCCTCAGCGCCCGCTCTCCCCGGCGGCTTTCGGAAATCCCGCCAAACCTCCGTCAGGGTCACGCCCGCGTCAACGTAACGTCTCCCCGTCCTTCTCGGATACGCCTTCTGGCATCTTCGGCCACTGCTAGCGAGTCTGAG ACCGAGGACTACAACTCCCAAGAGGTAGTGGGGTAG